A stretch of the Flavobacterium aquiphilum genome encodes the following:
- a CDS encoding T9SS sorting signal type C domain-containing protein — MKIKLLFTFLLLILMPTIGFGQCTLFPSGASSVGSYSFCIDNSNTITTANVRSQRYIILDVIKGFNYTFSVGNISGDNTKENLTIFNASDTSVSLGNSSANSGTSLSWTATFSGQIYVLFTRGNSCTSTNSNNGAMTITLDSLGNTQDDQTIAGNNIWRGHIYNWTSGAPPGGTSPSSPSATDPFSATQYTGYYDTSSETINEGFGGDTNCFNVLSNGIQRTSIYAQQFAVRYRMKSTRAAGCYQVTISGDDGVRLYVDGVKVFDQWQEQSIATYNNVLVYLNGNSDLILDYYENAGQNQVNFSITPFDNSTNTITPTSKMLCSGQTQLLDGSTYSYNGSVVNPTISYQWQTSVDNITFTNIASATSEDYTPPAVSSPASNTTYYYRRALVATSNANACVYYSNTAIVTTSPTGTPATPATITGTSTQCASLTGQVYTASAVANAAIYNWTVPTGWTITAGTGTNSITVTTGNAGQGGNITVTAQNGCGTSAAKTLAVTVSSSSVGGSISGSSSVCAGTNSTSLTLSGHTGNILRWESSIDNFATAGIAITNTSTNYVATNLTATTYYRAVVQNSGCSIVNSSIAAITIKNPVTTGVTICQGATSVPLTASASCVPVLQTPQVATGSGGTSESTTYGGTGNTNIKINFPALPADAVVINTTTTITYTANGASWLSELRIEATPPASVGGLVSDLQPSSNNSAGSLSNALFGSWGTGSPVGNWLFRFRETVNDSSPNPDANIANVTITVTYTLPGTLDWFTIAAGGTKIFSGSSFDPVGVAGSGLTNTNTAGTTTFYAECSSNPGCRTATDFVINALPTIGGTLSVCVGSTTTLTGSATADTTTPWVSGTPAVATITNAGVVTGVSAGTSVITYKNSNGCTQTATVTVVAAASAGTVTAGTSPQCIGGTTTYTVSGQILGGGTGGWTSSNTAVATVVAGTGVVTAVGAGTCNIVYSITGGCGGTVTASKPYTVTATASAGTVTAGTSPQCIGGTTTYTVSGQILGGGTGGWTSSNTAVATVVAGTGVVTAVGAGTCNIVYSITGGCGGTVTASKPYTVTATASAGTVTAGTSPQCIGGTTIYTVSGQVLGSGTGGWTSSNTAIATVVAGTGVVTAVGAGTCNIIYSITGGCGGTVTASKPYTVSPSLPASVSIAASTSITICSGTSVKFTATPTNGGTTPSYQWKLNGSNVGTNSVTYTNATLVNGDIVTCEMTSNATPCLTGSPATSNAITMTVSSPLGTLGGVSVNGAAAGTVTTYCASTSAVFSVAALANASSYTWNVPTGWTIVSGQGTSAVTVTTGSSTQSGNVSVIASNLCGNTLPSYQPIALSTIPPVAPTVTLVRPNCSNPTGEITIVKPVPMSGILYTVTGTNPVVAAISNTTGVFTGISIGDYTVTYQNGSGCVSSQKSVSINAANSNTWDGTKWSKTNDTTPPTSGDVIVFNGNYNLNADIAGCSCQVIAGYKVTIPSGKTMTITNGISNGGTLIFEDGASLIQYNDAAVNTGNIIYKRVTAPMRNFDFTYWSSPVVGQKLVDLSPNTLWDKYFSYENGSWQVYQYGVGTMDAGKGYIIRVPKPNSSYLNGNDNWTGSTYAQPVEFVGVPNNGSITIAAQGVGKNNLVGNPYPSALDADLFITENASLIGGALYFWTHNTAITQSGSFYVYSSNDYATYTLTGGTGTGGASSGGGVPSGNIAAGQSFFVKSTGSANFKFNNSMRISASGSNSQFFKLSETKKMTGKIEKNRVWLNLSNSDGAFKQMLVGYITGATNDVDNLYDGVSYDGNTYVDFYSVNKEKKLTIQGRALPFDKTDKVPLGYRSTIEGTFTISIDKVDGALANQSVFIEDNVTKTLHNLKDGAYSFTTAKGTFDDRFVLLYVDKNAVVVDPPVVVDPPVVVNPPVVVDPPVVVDPPVVVNPPVVVNPPVVVDPPVVVNPPVVVTPPVAVDPTINKPVDDTKNKALVVFVKDRQIEMNSYDQIMELIMVYDLRGRQLYEKNNVKSNEFVISSLNSTDQFLIVMVQLKTGKWVTKEIIFKN; from the coding sequence ATGAAAATAAAATTACTTTTTACATTTTTGTTATTAATATTGATGCCGACTATTGGGTTTGGTCAGTGTACTTTGTTTCCATCCGGTGCTTCATCTGTTGGTTCATATTCTTTTTGCATTGATAATTCAAATACAATAACTACTGCAAACGTAAGATCACAGAGATATATAATTCTAGATGTTATAAAAGGATTTAATTATACTTTTTCAGTTGGTAATATATCTGGAGATAATACGAAAGAAAACTTGACAATTTTTAATGCTTCTGATACTTCCGTTTCGTTAGGGAATAGTAGCGCAAATTCAGGAACATCATTGTCTTGGACAGCGACTTTTTCAGGTCAGATATATGTATTGTTTACAAGAGGAAATAGTTGTACTTCTACTAATAGTAATAATGGTGCTATGACCATTACATTAGATTCTTTAGGTAATACGCAAGATGATCAAACAATAGCTGGAAATAATATTTGGAGGGGTCATATCTATAATTGGACGAGTGGAGCTCCTCCCGGTGGAACATCTCCTTCATCCCCCTCAGCGACAGATCCTTTTTCTGCCACACAATATACTGGATATTATGATACTAGTTCCGAAACTATTAATGAAGGTTTTGGAGGGGATACTAATTGCTTTAATGTCTTATCAAATGGGATTCAACGCACGAGTATTTATGCACAGCAATTTGCAGTTCGTTACCGCATGAAATCTACAAGAGCAGCTGGTTGTTATCAAGTTACTATTAGTGGTGATGATGGTGTTAGACTTTATGTAGATGGAGTAAAAGTTTTTGACCAATGGCAAGAACAAAGTATCGCTACTTATAATAATGTATTAGTTTATCTAAACGGAAATAGTGATTTAATTTTGGATTATTATGAAAATGCTGGACAAAATCAAGTTAACTTTAGTATTACCCCATTTGATAACAGTACAAATACTATCACTCCAACTTCAAAAATGTTGTGTAGTGGGCAAACACAATTACTTGATGGCTCAACTTATTCATATAATGGTTCTGTCGTAAATCCAACAATAAGTTATCAATGGCAGACATCTGTAGATAATATAACATTTACAAATATTGCATCCGCAACCTCAGAGGATTATACTCCCCCAGCGGTGTCTTCTCCAGCGTCAAATACAACTTATTATTACAGAAGAGCTCTAGTAGCAACGTCAAATGCCAATGCTTGTGTTTATTATAGTAACACTGCAATTGTCACTACTAGTCCAACGGGTACTCCAGCTACTCCAGCAACTATTACGGGTACTTCGACTCAATGTGCTTCTCTTACCGGTCAAGTTTACACAGCATCAGCTGTTGCAAATGCGGCAATATATAACTGGACGGTTCCCACGGGTTGGACAATAACAGCTGGAACTGGAACTAATAGTATTACTGTAACTACAGGAAATGCAGGTCAAGGTGGTAATATTACTGTAACAGCACAAAATGGTTGTGGTACTAGTGCCGCCAAAACTTTGGCGGTAACGGTAAGTTCATCTAGTGTCGGTGGTTCAATTTCAGGGAGTAGTTCTGTTTGTGCAGGGACTAATAGTACTTCTTTAACATTAAGCGGCCATACTGGTAATATTCTGAGGTGGGAATCCTCTATCGACAATTTTGCTACAGCTGGTATTGCTATTACTAATACATCTACAAATTATGTAGCAACCAATCTAACAGCTACTACCTATTATAGAGCAGTTGTGCAGAATTCAGGTTGTAGTATTGTCAATTCATCAATAGCTGCAATTACTATAAAAAATCCAGTAACAACGGGTGTTACTATTTGTCAAGGCGCAACATCTGTTCCTTTGACAGCTTCTGCTTCTTGTGTTCCGGTTTTACAAACTCCGCAAGTGGCAACGGGTAGTGGCGGGACTTCTGAGAGTACTACTTATGGCGGAACGGGTAATACCAATATTAAAATTAATTTCCCAGCTTTACCGGCAGATGCCGTTGTAATCAATACCACTACAACCATTACTTATACCGCAAATGGTGCTTCATGGTTAAGTGAGTTAAGAATAGAGGCGACTCCTCCAGCTTCTGTTGGAGGTTTAGTTTCTGATTTACAGCCGTCTTCTAATAATTCAGCAGGATCTCTTTCTAATGCGTTATTTGGCTCATGGGGTACAGGTAGTCCCGTTGGGAATTGGTTGTTTAGATTTAGAGAAACTGTAAACGATTCTAGTCCTAATCCTGATGCAAATATTGCTAATGTCACAATTACAGTAACTTATACTTTGCCTGGAACTCTAGATTGGTTTACGATAGCTGCAGGAGGAACTAAAATATTTTCAGGTTCTTCATTCGATCCTGTGGGTGTAGCAGGGTCTGGTTTAACAAATACAAATACTGCTGGTACAACTACTTTTTACGCAGAGTGTTCCAGTAATCCTGGTTGCCGAACGGCTACGGATTTTGTGATTAATGCCTTGCCAACAATAGGAGGTACATTGAGTGTTTGCGTTGGTTCAACGACAACGTTAACAGGTTCTGCTACTGCAGATACTACGACGCCTTGGGTTTCGGGTACGCCAGCTGTTGCCACTATCACCAATGCTGGGGTAGTAACAGGAGTTTCGGCAGGAACAAGCGTAATTACATATAAAAATAGTAATGGTTGTACACAAACAGCAACGGTAACGGTTGTCGCAGCTGCAAGTGCAGGGACAGTGACAGCAGGAACGAGCCCTCAGTGTATTGGCGGGACAACGACATATACTGTGTCTGGACAAATTTTAGGAGGTGGAACAGGTGGATGGACAAGCAGTAATACGGCCGTTGCCACCGTCGTGGCGGGGACAGGAGTGGTTACTGCAGTTGGAGCAGGAACTTGTAATATTGTTTATAGTATTACTGGAGGTTGTGGAGGCACTGTGACAGCATCAAAACCCTACACAGTCACAGCTACAGCAAGTGCAGGAACAGTGACAGCAGGAACGAGTCCGCAGTGTATTGGCGGGACAACGACATATACTGTGTCTGGACAAATTTTGGGAGGCGGAACAGGTGGATGGACAAGCAGTAATACGGCCGTTGCCACCGTCGTGGCGGGAACAGGAGTGGTTACGGCAGTCGGAGCTGGAACTTGTAATATTGTTTATAGCATTACTGGAGGTTGTGGAGGCACTGTGACAGCATCAAAACCCTACACAGTCACAGCTACAGCAAGTGCAGGAACAGTGACAGCAGGAACGAGTCCGCAGTGTATTGGCGGGACAACAATATATACCGTGTCTGGACAAGTTTTGGGAAGCGGAACAGGGGGATGGACAAGCAGTAACACAGCCATTGCTACGGTTGTGGCGGGAACTGGAGTGGTTACGGCAGTCGGAGCTGGAACTTGTAATATTATTTATAGCATTACTGGAGGTTGTGGAGGCACTGTGACAGCATCAAAACCATACACAGTTAGCCCAAGTTTACCTGCAAGCGTAAGTATTGCTGCTTCGACATCAATAACAATTTGTTCCGGGACTTCAGTAAAATTTACAGCCACTCCTACCAATGGAGGAACAACTCCATCTTATCAATGGAAATTGAACGGATCTAACGTTGGGACAAATTCGGTTACATATACCAATGCTACTCTTGTAAATGGAGATATTGTAACTTGCGAGATGACTTCGAATGCAACTCCTTGCTTAACAGGAAGCCCCGCAACCTCGAATGCGATTACAATGACAGTATCTTCTCCATTAGGGACATTGGGGGGAGTTTCAGTAAATGGTGCAGCAGCTGGGACAGTAACGACATATTGCGCTTCAACTTCAGCAGTATTTAGTGTTGCAGCTCTGGCAAACGCTAGTAGTTATACCTGGAACGTTCCTACTGGATGGACAATAGTAAGCGGGCAAGGAACTTCGGCAGTAACCGTTACTACCGGTAGTAGTACTCAAAGTGGTAATGTTTCTGTTATTGCCAGTAATTTATGTGGAAATACCTTACCAAGTTATCAACCGATTGCTTTGAGCACGATTCCTCCTGTCGCACCAACGGTTACTTTAGTACGCCCAAATTGTTCAAATCCGACAGGAGAAATAACAATTGTTAAGCCTGTTCCTATGAGCGGAATTTTGTATACCGTTACCGGTACTAATCCGGTTGTTGCTGCGATAAGCAATACAACGGGAGTATTTACAGGAATTTCCATAGGAGATTATACGGTAACGTATCAAAATGGATCAGGTTGTGTTTCTTCACAGAAATCAGTTTCGATAAATGCAGCAAACTCCAATACTTGGGATGGGACAAAATGGTCTAAGACTAACGATACAACGCCTCCTACTTCTGGAGATGTTATTGTTTTTAATGGTAATTATAACTTAAACGCAGACATAGCAGGTTGTTCCTGTCAGGTGATTGCTGGTTACAAAGTGACGATTCCTAGCGGAAAAACGATGACTATAACTAATGGAATAAGTAACGGAGGAACTTTAATTTTTGAAGATGGTGCCAGTTTGATTCAATATAACGATGCTGCGGTGAATACCGGTAATATTATTTATAAGCGTGTTACTGCGCCAATGAGAAATTTTGATTTTACCTATTGGTCTTCTCCGGTAGTAGGGCAAAAATTAGTTGATTTGTCACCCAATACGTTGTGGGATAAATATTTTAGTTACGAAAATGGTAGTTGGCAAGTTTATCAATACGGTGTCGGTACCATGGATGCTGGGAAAGGATACATTATCCGAGTTCCAAAACCAAATTCAAGCTATTTAAATGGAAATGATAATTGGACTGGATCAACATATGCTCAACCTGTTGAGTTTGTCGGGGTTCCAAATAATGGCTCCATCACAATTGCCGCACAAGGAGTTGGGAAAAATAATTTGGTAGGGAATCCTTACCCATCAGCGCTGGATGCGGATTTGTTTATTACTGAAAATGCAAGTCTTATTGGCGGTGCACTGTATTTTTGGACACACAATACTGCTATTACACAAAGCGGATCATTCTATGTATATAGTTCGAATGATTATGCTACTTATACTCTAACTGGGGGAACAGGAACAGGTGGTGCGTCGAGTGGAGGAGGAGTACCAAGTGGAAATATTGCTGCTGGGCAGTCCTTTTTTGTGAAAAGTACAGGTTCTGCTAATTTTAAGTTTAATAATTCGATGCGTATTTCGGCATCGGGATCAAACAGCCAGTTTTTCAAGTTGTCAGAAACCAAGAAAATGACAGGGAAGATTGAGAAGAACAGGGTTTGGCTGAATTTAAGCAATTCTGATGGTGCTTTTAAACAAATGTTGGTTGGTTATATCACAGGTGCTACCAATGATGTAGATAATTTGTATGATGGTGTCAGCTATGACGGAAACACTTATGTCGATTTTTATAGCGTTAACAAAGAAAAGAAACTTACCATACAGGGTCGTGCTTTGCCTTTTGATAAAACAGACAAAGTGCCTTTGGGGTACAGAAGTACAATAGAAGGAACTTTTACGATAAGTATTGATAAAGTAGATGGGGCATTGGCCAATCAAAGCGTTTTCATTGAAGATAATGTGACCAAGACACTTCATAATCTAAAGGACGGAGCATATTCATTTACTACGGCTAAAGGAACTTTTGACGATCGTTTTGTGTTGCTTTATGTAGATAAAAATGCGGTAGTTGTTGACCCACCAGTGGTTGTAGATCCACCTGTAGTGGTAAATCCACCAGTGGTTGTAGATCCACCAGTGGTTGTAGATCCACCTGTAGTGGTGAACCCTCCGGTAGTTGTCAATCCACCGGTAGTTGTAGATCCACCGGTAGTGGTGAACCCACCAGTGGTCGTAACCCCGCCGGTAGCAGTTGATCCAACTATTAATAAACCGGTTGATGACACTAAAAATAAAGCTCTTGTAGTTTTTGTTAAAGACCGTCAAATAGAAATGAATTCTTATGACCAAATTATGGAATTGATTATGGTTTACGATTTGAGAGGAAGACAGCTCTATGAAAAGAATAATGTAAAGAGTAATGAATTTGTGATAAGCAGTTTAAATTCAACCGACCAATTTTTAATTGTTATGGTTCAACTGAAAACTGGCAAATGGGTTACTAAAGAAATAATTTTTAAGAATTAA
- a CDS encoding T9SS sorting signal type C domain-containing protein has translation MNRILLRNTFFIFIFLFFAFNGNADAQCSITATTNASTLTCGTSPVSSCSGILYIGNGSTAMSLHMNANLDLTCLGAIQFIVKNNATLDFSGGNYDLKLAAGSSIVIESGASIYSGSGCSASDRIYINGSVVGNCNGSGSAPSFVDIVSNGGINEGGILSGNQYICTYGTTTTTFTSTVSGGSWSSSDTSIATVNSSGVVTAMAAGTATIIYTRSGVTATRAVYVASGPGGGVSAINGSNSQCQGTTTNYTITSNSANYNHTWSYSGTGVTFVASADGRSATATFASNATSGQIIVNSTNACGSGYGAGYNVTIVPVPSAPGTAAPYSSTCTGFTAQWAYTSYATKYYLDVSTNSSFTALVSGYSNLDVGNVLSYALTGLNPGTTYYYRVRAYGNCGTGANSSTMNYATTASPTTAPTVLAPTSSDCTSATLSWNSITNATAYYLDIATDNGFSTFVSGYNNLYIGYYPSSGYYAGSLPAGTLYYRVRATNGCNVTTINSNTVSFQTTAPLGGTVSPAQTICSGTQPANLILSGYTSTGTTIAKWQKSTDAAFTSPIDINVTAATLTGAAIGNLTANTYFRAVVQQSSPWCLSNSTSVLITVNNSVSAASSSPTLCINTAMTNITHTTSGFTGISNSGVSGANGLPAGVSASFASNVITISGTPTASGTFNYSIPLTGGSCGAANAMGTITVNPVLVPSVAASITTGTNSTCSGTSITFTASPTNGGTPTYQWTKNGTNIGGATSATYTGVAGTDFVNGNLIRVVMTSTATCASPNTATSAPITMTVNPVLVPSVAASITTGTNPTCSGTSITFTASPTNGGTPTYQWTKNGINIVGATSATYTGVAGTDFANGDLIRVVMTSTATCVSPNTATSAPITMTVSSPLGTPGGISVNGAAAGTVTTYCASTSAVFSVAAMANASSYTWNVPTGWTIVSGQGTTAVTVTTGSSTQSGNVSVFAGNSCGDTLPSSQWIGLSAIPPVAPTIALVRPDCTNPTGAITVTKPVPATGIVYTVTGTNPVVAAVSNSTGVFTGLSTGDYTVTYQNGSACVSTAQTVSIQAANANIWDGTKWSKTNDTTPPTSGDAIVFNGNYDPNANPSLDVDIEGCSCQVNAGYTITIPGGKTMIITNGISNGGTLIFEDDASLVQYNDAAVNTGKIIYKRVTAPMRNFDYSYWSSPVVGQKLYDLSPNTLWDKYFSYENGSWQVYPYGVGTMDAGKGYIIRVPKPNSTYLNGNDNWTGSTYAQPVEFIGVPNNGSITIAAQGVDKNNLVGNPYPSAMDADLFITENASLIGGALYFWTHNTAITQSGSFYVYSSNDYATYTLTGGTGASSAVGVPSGQIAAGQSFFVKSTGSGDFKFNNSMRISASGSNSQFFKLSETKKMTGKIEKNRVWLNLSNSDGVFKQMLVGYITGATNDVDNLYDGVSYDGNTYVDFYSVNKEKKLTIQGRALPFDKTDKVPLGYRSTIEGTFTISIDKVDGALANQSVFIEDNVTKTLHNLKDGAYSFTTAKGTFDDRFVLLYVDKNAVVVDPPVAVDPPVVDSPVVVDSPVTVDPPVVVNPPVVVDSPVVVNPPVVVDQPVAVDPTINKPVDDTKNKALVVFVKNRQIEISSFDQIMESIMVYDLRGRQLYEKNNVKNNEFVISSLSSTDQFLIVMVQLTNGKWITKEIIFKK, from the coding sequence ATGAATAGAATTTTACTTAGGAATACTTTTTTTATATTTATTTTTTTGTTTTTCGCTTTTAATGGAAATGCAGATGCACAATGCTCAATAACTGCTACAACGAATGCAAGTACTTTGACTTGTGGGACTTCACCGGTTAGTAGTTGTAGCGGAATTTTATATATAGGAAATGGTTCGACTGCAATGTCTTTGCATATGAATGCTAATCTAGATCTAACTTGTTTAGGGGCAATCCAATTCATAGTTAAGAATAATGCAACTCTTGATTTTTCAGGAGGTAATTATGATTTAAAATTAGCTGCGGGTTCTTCTATTGTAATTGAGTCAGGTGCCTCTATATATAGTGGTAGTGGCTGTAGTGCATCTGATAGGATTTATATAAATGGCTCGGTTGTTGGAAATTGTAACGGGAGTGGTAGTGCTCCTTCTTTTGTTGATATAGTCTCTAATGGAGGTATTAATGAAGGAGGCATTTTATCTGGTAATCAATATATTTGTACTTATGGTACTACGACTACAACTTTTACTTCGACAGTATCTGGAGGAAGTTGGTCTAGTAGTGATACTTCAATAGCTACGGTAAATTCTTCGGGTGTCGTAACGGCAATGGCGGCTGGAACTGCAACAATCATTTATACTCGCTCAGGCGTAACTGCTACTCGTGCAGTTTATGTTGCTAGTGGGCCTGGAGGAGGTGTGAGTGCTATTAATGGTTCTAATTCACAGTGTCAAGGAACTACAACTAATTACACAATAACATCTAATAGTGCTAATTATAATCATACATGGAGTTATAGTGGTACTGGAGTTACTTTTGTAGCAAGTGCAGATGGCCGTTCAGCTACTGCTACTTTTGCTTCAAATGCTACTTCGGGACAGATAATTGTGAATTCAACTAATGCTTGTGGGAGTGGTTATGGAGCAGGTTATAATGTAACGATTGTCCCTGTGCCTTCAGCACCTGGTACAGCTGCACCGTATTCATCTACGTGTACTGGATTTACTGCGCAATGGGCTTATACTAGTTATGCAACAAAATATTATTTGGATGTGTCCACAAATAGTAGTTTTACTGCTTTAGTAAGCGGATATTCGAACTTGGACGTAGGAAACGTACTTTCATACGCATTAACAGGCTTAAATCCGGGCACAACCTATTATTACAGGGTTCGTGCTTATGGTAATTGTGGTACGGGTGCTAATTCTTCAACTATGAATTATGCTACAACAGCCAGTCCTACTACAGCACCAACTGTTTTAGCACCAACCAGTTCAGATTGTACTAGTGCTACATTAAGTTGGAATTCAATAACTAATGCAACGGCCTATTATTTGGATATAGCAACAGATAATGGTTTTTCAACATTTGTTTCGGGGTATAATAATTTGTACATAGGATATTACCCATCTTCAGGTTATTATGCGGGAAGTTTACCTGCGGGTACATTATACTATAGAGTAAGAGCTACAAATGGGTGCAATGTAACTACGATAAATTCCAATACGGTATCTTTTCAAACTACTGCTCCATTGGGAGGTACGGTGTCACCGGCTCAGACTATTTGTTCGGGAACACAGCCTGCTAATTTAATATTAAGCGGATACACAAGTACTGGTACAACAATAGCTAAATGGCAAAAATCAACTGATGCTGCATTTACAAGCCCAATTGATATAAATGTAACTGCAGCTACCTTGACAGGGGCTGCAATTGGAAATTTAACTGCAAATACTTATTTTAGAGCAGTTGTTCAGCAATCTAGTCCTTGGTGTTTATCAAATTCGACGTCAGTCTTGATAACAGTTAATAATTCAGTTTCGGCAGCCTCATCAAGTCCAACGCTCTGTATTAATACAGCAATGACTAATATTACTCATACAACAAGTGGTTTTACAGGAATATCCAATAGTGGTGTTTCGGGAGCAAATGGTTTGCCTGCAGGGGTAAGTGCATCTTTTGCATCAAATGTCATAACTATTAGTGGTACACCAACGGCATCTGGAACATTTAATTATAGTATCCCCTTAACAGGAGGAAGCTGTGGTGCGGCTAATGCTATGGGAACTATCACGGTGAATCCTGTTCTTGTTCCTTCTGTTGCTGCTTCGATAACAACTGGAACTAATTCAACATGTAGCGGAACATCTATTACTTTTACGGCAAGTCCAACCAACGGAGGTACACCAACTTACCAATGGACTAAAAATGGAACAAATATCGGGGGTGCTACCTCGGCAACTTATACAGGAGTTGCCGGAACAGATTTTGTAAATGGAAATTTAATAAGAGTTGTGATGACATCAACAGCTACATGTGCAAGTCCAAATACAGCGACAAGTGCCCCTATTACAATGACGGTGAATCCTGTTCTTGTTCCTTCTGTTGCTGCTTCAATAACAACTGGAACTAATCCAACATGTAGCGGAACATCTATTACTTTTACGGCAAGTCCAACCAACGGAGGTACACCAACTTACCAATGGACTAAAAATGGAATAAATATCGTGGGTGCTACCTCGGCAACTTATACAGGAGTTGCTGGAACAGATTTTGCAAATGGAGATTTAATAAGAGTTGTGATGACATCAACGGCTACATGTGTAAGTCCAAATACTGCTACAAGTGCCCCTATTACAATGACAGTATCTTCTCCATTAGGGACACCAGGTGGGATTTCTGTAAATGGTGCAGCGGCTGGAACGGTAACAACATATTGCGCTTCAACTTCAGCAGTATTTAGTGTTGCAGCTATGGCAAACGCTAGTAGTTATACCTGGAACGTTCCTACTGGATGGACAATAGTAAGCGGACAAGGAACTACTGCAGTAACCGTTACTACCGGTAGTAGCACTCAAAGTGGTAATGTTTCAGTTTTTGCCGGTAATTCATGTGGAGATACTTTACCAAGTTCTCAATGGATTGGTTTGAGTGCGATTCCTCCAGTTGCTCCAACAATTGCATTAGTACGACCAGATTGTACCAATCCAACCGGTGCTATCACAGTTACCAAACCAGTGCCTGCTACCGGAATTGTGTATACCGTTACCGGTACTAATCCGGTTGTTGCCGCAGTAAGCAATTCAACGGGAGTATTTACAGGATTATCAACAGGAGATTATACGGTGACTTATCAAAATGGATCAGCTTGTGTTTCAACAGCACAAACTGTTTCTATCCAAGCGGCAAACGCCAATATTTGGGATGGGACAAAATGGTCTAAGACCAACGACACAACACCTCCTACTTCGGGCGATGCTATTGTTTTTAATGGGAATTATGACCCAAACGCTAACCCAAGTTTAGACGTTGACATAGAAGGTTGTTCCTGTCAGGTGAATGCTGGTTATACAATTACGATTCCTGGCGGAAAAACGATGATCATAACTAATGGAATCAGTAACGGTGGAACTTTAATCTTTGAAGATGACGCCAGTTTAGTTCAATATAACGATGCTGCGGTGAATACCGGTAAAATTATTTATAAGCGTGTTACTGCCCCAATGAGGAATTTTGATTATTCTTACTGGTCTTCTCCGGTGGTAGGGCAGAAATTATATGATTTGTCACCCAATACGTTGTGGGATAAATATTTTAGTTACGAAAATGGTAGTTGGCAAGTTTATCCATACGGTGTCGGCACCATGGATGCTGGAAAAGGATACATTATCCGTGTTCCAAAACCAAATTCAACCTATTTAAATGGAAATGATAATTGGACTGGATCAACATATGCCCAGCCAGTTGAGTTTATTGGGGTTCCAAATAACGGTTCTATTACAATTGCCGCACAAGGAGTTGATAAAAATAATTTGGTAGGGAATCCTTACCCATCTGCGATGGATGCAGATTTGTTTATTACTGAAAATGCAAGTCTTATTGGTGGGGCATTGTATTTTTGGACACATAATACTGCTATTACACAAAGCGGGTCATTCTATGTTTATAGTTCGAATGATTATGCTACTTATACTCTAACTGGGGGAACAGGTGCATCTAGTGCAGTAGGAGTTCCAAGTGGACAAATTGCTGCAGGTCAGTCCTTTTTTGTGAAAAGTACAGGTTCCGGAGATTTTAAGTTTAATAATTCGATGCGTATTTCGGCATCGGGATCAAACAGCCAGTTTTTCAAGTTGTCTGAAACTAAGAAAATGACAGGGAAGATTGAGAAGAATAGGGTTTGGCTGAATTTAAGCAATTCTGATGGTGTTTTTAAACAAATGTTGGTTGGCTATATTACTGGTGCTACCAATGATGTAGATAATTTGTATGATGGTGTCAGCTATGACGGAAACACTTATGTCGATTTTTATAGCGTTAACAAAGAAAAGAAACTTACTATACAAGGACGTGCTTTGCCTTTTGATAAAACAGACAAAGTGCCTTTGGGGTACAGAAGTACAATAGAAGGAACTTTTACGATAAGTATTGATAAAGTAGATGGGGCATTGGCTAATCAAAGCGTTTTCATTGAAGATAATGTGACCAAGACACTTCATAATCTAAAGGACGGAGCATATTCATTTACTACGGCTAAAGGAACTTTTGACGATCGTTTTGTGTTGCTTTATGTAGATAAAAATGCAGTAGTTGTTGACCCTCCGGTGGCTGTAGATCCACCTGTTGTTGACTCTCCAGTGGTTGTAGATTCACCGGTAACAGTTGATCCGCCTGTAGTTGTCAATCCACCAGTGGTTGTAGACTCTCCGGTAGTGGTGAATCCACCAGTGGTTGTCGACCAACCAGTAGCAGTTGATCCAACTATTAATAAACCAGTTGATGACACTAAAAATAAAGCTCTTGTAGTTTTTGTTAAAAACCGTCAAATAGAAATCAGTTCTTTTGACCAAATTATGGAATCGATTATGGTTTACGATTTGAGAGGAAGACAGCTCTATGAAAAGAATAATGTAAAGAATAATGAATTTGTGATAAGTAGTTTAAGTTCAACCGACCAGTTTTTAATTGTTATGGTTCAACTGACAAATGGCAAATGGATTACTAAAGAAATAATTTTTAAGAAATAA